One Prunus dulcis chromosome 8, ALMONDv2, whole genome shotgun sequence DNA window includes the following coding sequences:
- the LOC117637463 gene encoding keratin, type I cytoskeletal 9-like, with translation MKMGMENSKFFLILIVFVAFLVGSQGVGDKEKKGELYNAKDGGYGGGPDGGHGGGPDGGYGGGHGGGPDGGHGGGPGGGPDGGHGGGPDGGYGGGPDGGYGGGPFGGYGGGPYGGYGGPFGGYGGGFPLLGGLPLLGGLPLLGGLPLLGGLPLPFGRLGGLPLPFGRHGRGFGSGIQGTKGNGEKGAYGGKGDFLNPKGNYGGKGDFPNPRGDYGGEGGIPNPKGDYGGKEDIPYPKGDHGEKGDIPYPKGDYGRKGGFPNPKSDYGGGKGDIPNPKGDYGGKGDVPKGDGGAGGGQYP, from the coding sequence ATGAAAATGGGTATGGAGAATTCAAAGTTCTTTCTCATTCTCATAGTATTTGTGGCATTTCTGGTGGGTTCTCAAGGTGTAGGtgacaaggaaaagaaaggggAGCTCTATAATGCTAAGGATGGAGGGTATGGAGGAGGGCCTGATGGAGGGCATGGAGGAGGGCCTGATGGAGGGTATGGAGGGGGGCATGGAGGAGGGCCCGATGGAGGGCATGGAGGAGGGCCTGGAGGAGGGCCTGATGGAGGGCATGGAGGTGGGCCTGATGGAGGATATGGTGGAGGGCCTGATGGAGGATATGGAGGGGGGCCATTTGGAGGATATGGAGGAGGTCCATATGGAGGATATGGGGGTCCATTTGGTGGCTACGGAGGAGGCTTTCCATTACTTGGGGGGCTTCCATTACTTGGGGGTCTTCCTTTGCTTGGAGGGCTTCCACTTCTTGGGGGGCTTCCACTTCCTTTTGGAAGGCTTGGGGGGCTTCCACTTCCTTTTGGAAGGCATGGGCGCGGATTTGGTTCTGGCATCCAGGGGACTAAAGGTAATGGTGAGAAAGGAGCTTATGGCGGGAAGGGAGACTTTCTTAACCCTAAAGGTAATTATGGCGGGAAAGGAGACTTTCCGAACCCTAGAGGAGATTATGGAGGAGAGGGAGGCATCCCTAATCCTAAAGGAGATTATGGCGGGAAGGAAGACATTCCATACCCTAAAGGAGATCATGGTGAGAAGGGAGACATTCCATACCCTAAAGGTGATTACGGCCGGAAGGGAGGCTTTCCTAACCCGAAAAGCGATTATGGCGGGGGGAAGGGAGACATTCCTAACCCTAAAGGAGATTATGGTGGGAAAGGAGACGTGCCTAAAGGTGATGGTGGAGCTGGTGGTGGCCAGTATCCATAG
- the LOC117636432 gene encoding E3 ubiquitin-protein ligase RNF4 isoform X2: MSTRAARYVNRRKDRVDLDLNSAPPGDNRDQEGTSTPADPQNNQATLLGQSAPPNMIDVEAIDDDVVESSPRAFAEAKNNARRNQRRITVDVDLERTRVTRNKRRRVAPNQTIINCDFYINLESNNNSSSAKESVAQPAPPPPKEPTFSCPICMAPLVEEMSTKCGHIFCKACIRAAIGAQGKCPTCRRKVTMKELIRVFLPTTR, translated from the exons ATGAGCACTCGAGCGGCCAGGTATGTAAACCGAAGGAAGGATCGGGTGGACTTAGACCTCAATAGTGCGCCACCTGGTGACAATCGGGATCAGGAGGGAACTTCAACCCCAGCGGATCCTCAGAATAATCAAGCTACCCTGCTAGGGCAGTCTGCACCACCTAATATGATTGATGTTGAGGCtattgatgatgatgttgttgaATCCTCCCCCAGGGCTTTTGCTGAG GCTAAAAACAATGCCAGGAGGAACCAAAGAAGGATCACTGTTGATGTGGATTTAG AACGAACTAGGGTCACTCGTAACAAGCGCAGAAGAGTTgcaccaaaccaaactataATTAATTGTGATTTCTACATAAATTTGGAAAGCAATAACAATTCCAGCTCCGCG AAAGAGAGTGTTGCACAACCAGCACCTCCCCCACCAAAGGAGCCCACTTTTAGCTGCCCCATCTGCATGGCCCCATTAGTTGAGGAGATGTCAACGAAATGTGGTCACATTTTCTGTAAGGCGTGCATTAGGGCTGCGATAGGTGCACAGGGTAAATGCCCTACGTGTAGGAGAAAAGTAACTATGAAAGAACTCATTAGGGTATTCCTCCCTACGACCAGATGA
- the LOC117636432 gene encoding E3 ubiquitin-protein ligase RNF4 isoform X1 yields MDCVFMEFIQVFQASSWIGDHTYNMSTRAARYVNRRKDRVDLDLNSAPPGDNRDQEGTSTPADPQNNQATLLGQSAPPNMIDVEAIDDDVVESSPRAFAEAKNNARRNQRRITVDVDLERTRVTRNKRRRVAPNQTIINCDFYINLESNNNSSSAKESVAQPAPPPPKEPTFSCPICMAPLVEEMSTKCGHIFCKACIRAAIGAQGKCPTCRRKVTMKELIRVFLPTTR; encoded by the exons ATGGACTGCGTTTTTATGGAATTCATTCAG GTTTTTCAAGCTTCATCTTGGATAGGAGACCATACATATAACATGAGCACTCGAGCGGCCAGGTATGTAAACCGAAGGAAGGATCGGGTGGACTTAGACCTCAATAGTGCGCCACCTGGTGACAATCGGGATCAGGAGGGAACTTCAACCCCAGCGGATCCTCAGAATAATCAAGCTACCCTGCTAGGGCAGTCTGCACCACCTAATATGATTGATGTTGAGGCtattgatgatgatgttgttgaATCCTCCCCCAGGGCTTTTGCTGAG GCTAAAAACAATGCCAGGAGGAACCAAAGAAGGATCACTGTTGATGTGGATTTAG AACGAACTAGGGTCACTCGTAACAAGCGCAGAAGAGTTgcaccaaaccaaactataATTAATTGTGATTTCTACATAAATTTGGAAAGCAATAACAATTCCAGCTCCGCG AAAGAGAGTGTTGCACAACCAGCACCTCCCCCACCAAAGGAGCCCACTTTTAGCTGCCCCATCTGCATGGCCCCATTAGTTGAGGAGATGTCAACGAAATGTGGTCACATTTTCTGTAAGGCGTGCATTAGGGCTGCGATAGGTGCACAGGGTAAATGCCCTACGTGTAGGAGAAAAGTAACTATGAAAGAACTCATTAGGGTATTCCTCCCTACGACCAGATGA
- the LOC117636430 gene encoding cell division control protein 45 homolog: MVREKTVESFYTRLRESATAASQSQSPLLIFPSTSDVDSLCALKIIFHVLESDSVLYACYPVSSFQEIHKYAGPDLCSSSENPVSILLINWGCHRDLRKLLNLGPRARVFVVDSHRPIHLHNLSDQNDRVVVLYTLDDERQTDLAYDIEDVSALANASDLNSDDELDPESDSDSDDDENDDSQSEEEEENGEGSRKRRRVSQENDPVKIFRELKRKYYHLGTFHGKPSGCLMYDLSHSLRKNTNELLWLACVSITDQFLHERLTDERYQAGVMELEQYINSSGNLEAVTTVTLKDGTKIRAPQSSRITYEDEPRLMLLQEWNLFDSMLCSSYIATKLKTWSDNGMKKLKLLLARMGFSLVDCQQKYKYMDKEVKQLMKEEFERFLPEYGLTDFYYRSFLRLHGYRSKVSAADVVYGVTALLESYVTSNGSCASKEFGMAYDSLSLNNLDKLKAGMQQAIKIQRAILRQGSMAITKRGCIRSGRKFRWVKLEDSLDAKLLGYPQALTKFCYFLMDGLREKGARMKPLVCACLVQEPKKVLIVGVCGKPRLGAVQGNAFGMAFRNAAQEIGAEFFHELFESSWIVLEAAKMNSFMVRLTEAVM, from the coding sequence ATGGTGAGAGAGAAGACTGTCGAGTCCTTCTACACCAGGCTCCGCGAATCCGCTACGGCGGCGTCTCAATCTCAATCTCCTCTTCTCATATTCCCATCGACTTCGGATGTGGACTCTCTCTGTGCCCTCAAAATCATCTTCCATGTCCTCGAATCCGATTCGGTCCTATACGCCTGCTATCCGGTCTCGTCGTTTCAAGAGATTCACAAGTACGCAGGGCCCGATCTGTGTTCTTCGTCCGAAAACCCGGTTTCAATTCTCTTAATCAATTGGGGTTGCCACAGGGACCTGAGGAAGCTCCTCAATTTGGGGCCCAGGGCTCGTGTTTTTGTGGTTGATAGTCACCGTCCGATTCATTTGCATAACCTGAGTGATCAGAATGATCGTGTGGTTGTGCTCTATACTTTGGATGATGAGAGGCAGACAGATTTGGCATATGATATTGAGGATGTTTCGGCTTTGGCTAATGCCAGTGATTTGAATAGTGATGACGAGCTGGATCCTGAATCGGACAGTGACAGTGACGACGATGAGAATGATGACAGCCaaagtgaggaagaagaggaaaatggagaagggTCGAGAAAGCGAAGAAGGGTGTCTCAGGAAAATGACCCAGTCAAGATCTTTAGGGAACTGAAGAGGAAATATTATCATTTGGGTACTTTTCATGGTAAGCCTTCAGGGTGTTTGATGTATGATCTGTCACATTCTTTGAGGAAGAACACAAATGAGTTGCTTTGGTTGGCTTGTGTTTCGATAACGGATCAGTTTTTGCACGAGAGGTTAACAGATGAGAGGTACCAAGCTGGCGTGATGGAGCTTGAGCAGTATATTAATAGTTCCGGGAATTTGGAGGCAGTAACTACTGTGACTCTCAAAGATGGGACGAAGATTCGTGCACCCCAGTCGTCTAGAATTACATATGAAGATGAACCTAGACTAATGCTGTTGCAGGAATGGAATTTGTTCGATTCCATGCTTTGCTCTTCATACATTGCAACTAAATTGAAGACATGGAGTGACAATGGGATGAAGAAGCTTAAGCTTCTTCTTGCAAGGATGGGATTTTCGCTTGTGGATTGCCAGCAGAAGTACAAGTACATGGATAAGGAAGTGAAACAGCTGATGAAAGAGGAGTTCGAGCGGTTTTTACCCGAATATGGACTTACAGATTTCTACTACAGGAGCTTTCTGCGGCTCCATGGTTACAGATCAAAGGTATCTGCAGCAGATGTGGTGTATGGAGTTACAGCTCTGCTTGAATCATATGTGACATCAAATGGTTCTTGTGCTTCCAAAGAGTTTGGGATGGCTTATGATTCATTGTCATTGAACAATCTTGATAAACTGAAAGCCGGAATGCAACAAGCAATTAAGATACAGAGGGCAATTCTTAGACAAGGAAGCATGGCAATAACCAAGAGAGGCTGTATAAGAAGTGGAAGGAAATTTAGGTGGGTGAAACTTGAAGATTCTTTAGATGCAAAATTGTTGGGGTACCCTCAGGCATTGACTAAATTCTGCTATTTCTTGATGGATGGTCTGAGAGAGAAGGGGGCTAGAATGAAACCTCTGGTTTGTGCTTGCTTGGTACAAGAGCCGAAAAAGGTATTGATAGTTGGGGTTTGTGGGAAGCCTCGACTCGGGGCAGTTCAAGGAAACGCATTTGGAATGGCATTTAGAAATGCAGCTCAGGAGATTGGTGCAGAGTTCTTCCATGAGTTGTTTGAGTCTTCATGGATTGTTCTGGAGGCAGCTAAAATGAATAGCTTTATGGTGAGATTGACAGAAGCTGTGATGTAG
- the LOC117636431 gene encoding RPM1-interacting protein 4: protein MTQRSHVPKFGNWEGEENVPYTAYFDKARKGRTGPGGKMINPNDPQQNQDMLSDISSSASSPPKVRAEPERPVHERRRSREDNDLRQFANSPAHRENLGRRTSGEAANQPNRGRGVSSGETHRKPARPSSGSEYSVERSPLHRNARVSGRDSPSWEGKPSYESSHGTPGRSRLKPRDESPEKGAAVPKFGEWDENDPASADGFTHIFNKVREEKAGKVPGTPSQSSYHDARKQAANDTAKSCCFPWSRK from the exons ATGACA CAACGTTCACATGTACCAAAGTTTGGGAATTGGGAAGGTGAAGAAAATGTTCCTTACACAGCCTATTTCGATAAGGCCCGTAAGGGTCGAACAGGGCCAGGGGGAAAGATGATTAATCCAAATGACCCCCAACAGAACCAGGATATGCTTTCTGATATATCTTCATCCGCATCATCTCCTCCAAAAGTTAGAGCTGAACCAGAAAGACCAGTTCATGAACGGAGAAGAAGCAGGGAGGATAACGACCTAAGGCAATTTGCCAACTCTCCAGCCCATCGTGAAAATTTGGGTCGCAGAACTTCTGGTGAGGCAGCAAATCAACCTAACAGAGGCCGTGGAGTAAGTTCTGGTGAAACCCATCGAAAACCTGCACGACCAAGTTCTGGCTCTGAGTACAGTGTTGAACGTTCACCTCTCCATCGCAATGCAAGGGTCTCAGGGAGAGATTCTCCCTCCTGGGAAGGAAAGCCTTCATATGAAAGTAGCCATGGTACTCCTGGAAGATCCCGTCTTAAACCTCGTGATGAAAGC CCTGAGAAAGGTGCTGCTGTTCCGAAATTTGGCGAGTGGGATGAGAATGATCCTGCATCAGCTGACGGTttcactcacattttcaataAAGTGCGGGAGGAGAAGGCAGGGAAAGTACCAGGCACTCCTTCTCAGTCATCGTACCACGATGCACGGAAGCAGGCTGCCAATGACACTGCTAAG AGTTGCTGCTTTCCATGGAGCAGAAAATGA